One region of Asterias rubens chromosome 5, eAstRub1.3, whole genome shotgun sequence genomic DNA includes:
- the LOC117290558 gene encoding MORN repeat-containing protein 2-like: MPGKTKKVEKEEESPAVPLTGVYIFPNGDRYDGEYIITDEGALERCGKGCHTTSDGIIYQGHWAQDKMNGNGRLAYPSGSVYEGEFVQNQFKGQGSYTWPNGAEYKGSFVENRMEGSGGFTDTNHQVWVGTFCYKAAPGLKFKLTV; this comes from the exons GGAAGACAAAGAAGGTGGAGAAAGAAGAGGAGTCACCTGCAGTTCCACTGACTGGCGTCTACATTTTCCCTAACGGTGATAGATATG ATGGCGAGTACATAATAACTGATGAAGGGGCCTTAGAGCGATGTGGGAAGGGCTGCCATACCACGTCTGATGGTATAATCTACCAAGGCCACTGGGCCCAAgataaaatgaatggcaatggAAGGCTTGCCTACCCCAGCGGAAGTGTGTATGAGGGAGAGTTTGTACAGAACCAGTTCAAGGGACAAGGGAGTTATACATGGCCTAATGGAGCTGAATATAAAGGCAGCTTTGTTGAAAACAG GATGGAAGGAAGTGGTGGATTCACAGATACCAATCACCAGGTCTGGGTTGGAACCTTCTGCTACAAGGCTGCCCCAGGGTTGAAATTCAAGCTGACTGTATAA